TGGCCGTTTTGCAGCGCTCGCGAGTGTCGCAGGCGCCTCAATCCATTGAGCGCGGCCGTCGCGTTATCGAGGCCCGCGCGCTTTCTGAACTTGGCCGCCACGAGCTGGCTTTGGAAATGCTGCGTAGCCTGGATGGCAACGATATCGATGCGGTGCGCGCTGACGTCCTATGGAATGCGGAGCGCTGGGCCGAAGCTGGCGAAGTCTTGGAGCGGTCGCTTGCCGATCGGTGGCGCGATCGTGTGCCGCTTGATGAGGACGAAATGCAACAGGTGCTGCGCGCCTCAATCGCATTCAGCTTTGCCAATGATGAGTATGCGCTGGAGCGTTTGCGCGCGCGTTTTGATGGCAAGATGTCGGAAGGCATTTATGCCAGCGCGTTCGATGTCGTGACCGCACCTATCGAAACCCAGGGCAGCGCGTTTCGCGATGTGGCCCGAGGGATCGCAGGGCTCAACACACTGAACCGGTTCCTCGCCGACTACCGCTCAACCTTTTCTTCGCAAACCACACCGATCGCTTCGCCAGGCGCTTAACTCTGTGAATATGGACGGATTCATCCTGGCTATAAGCCCGGCGGCGGCCCGTAACTTTGCACCAGAGAGCCAGCGACGAGGTTCCAGCCGTCAACGAGCACGAAAAAGATCAGCTTGAACGGTAGCGAGATGATCACCGGCGGCAGCATCATCATACCCATCGACATCAGCACCGATGCGACCACCAGATCGATGATGATGAACGGCACGAACAGCAAAAAGCCGATCTCGAACGCCCGACGTAACTCGGAGATCATGAAGGCCGGGACCAGCACCGTCAGCGGAATGGCCTCTGGACCTTCCGGCGTTGGTGTCTGTGACAGATCGAGGAAAAGCCGCAGATCGTTTTCCCGCACATGCGCCCGCATGAACACGTGAAAGGGTTCAGAGGCGCGCTCAAAGGCCTGATCAAGATCGATTGTTTCATCGATCAGTGGCTGAATGCCAGCATCATAGGCCTCCTGAAAGGTGGGCGCCATGATGAAGGCCGTCAGGAACAACGCCAGTGAGATGATCACGGTGTTAGGTGGCGCGGTTTGCAGGCCGATGGCCGTGCGCAGCAGCGACAGAACGACAACGATGCGCGTGAACGACGTCACCATCACTAGGATTGAGGGCGCCAGCGACAGGATGGTTATGAGAAGGATGATCTGAACGGCGCGTTCAGTGACGCCGATATCATCGCCTAGCGAAATTGAGATGTCCTGCGCCAGGCTCTCGGGGACCATGGCGACGAGTGAAGCCAGCGCGACTGGCAGCAGTGCCAAGCCCCACCAGATCGATCGACGGCTCAGTAGGCGCGATTGGTTGGCCGGTACGCGCGGGCCTTGATCACCGTTCCTGTTGCGGACCAGACCGCTCACTTCTGCTCCGGATCTCCGGCGATTTCTCCAAGAAGGCGGCGCATCTCATCGTCAAGATCGTCGGACTTGTCGCCTTTGGGTTCGCCGTCCGCTTTGCCACCGCCAGACGGCTGCAACATGGATGAGATATCGACCACGTCATCGCCACTGGTCTCTGGCGTCTCCGATTTTTTGTCTTCATCGGCCTTGGCAAGCGTCGTTGCGTTGGCGGCCGGCCCACGGCTTGGAATGGCCACCGGGATCGGAGGGTCGTCGCGGCCGGACAGCGCCACCGGGATATCGGGTGCCGGCGGCGTTTCTTCGGCGGGCTGGTCTTCAGATTTGCCATCTTGATCCGCCGATTGTGGTTCCTCGGTAGGGGCTGGTGAGGTTGCGGGGGTGGCCTCACGAACGCTGGAAAGCTTCAGCGGATCGGGCTTGTCCTCGCTTTTGGTGTCTTCGATGGCCGGTTCGTCTGGTTTCTTGTCGGCATCCTTGGGCTCAGAGGTTGCCTCATCGCCATTGCCGGTGAGTGTCGATAGGTCGGGCAAGTCCGGCAAATCGTCGAGCGGCGGAAGGTCAATCGGCGCGTCGGCTGAACC
The DNA window shown above is from Hyphomicrobiales bacterium and carries:
- the fliP gene encoding flagellar type III secretion system pore protein FliP (The bacterial flagellar biogenesis protein FliP forms a type III secretion system (T3SS)-type pore required for flagellar assembly.), producing MVPESLAQDISISLGDDIGVTERAVQIILLITILSLAPSILVMVTSFTRIVVVLSLLRTAIGLQTAPPNTVIISLALFLTAFIMAPTFQEAYDAGIQPLIDETIDLDQAFERASEPFHVFMRAHVRENDLRLFLDLSQTPTPEGPEAIPLTVLVPAFMISELRRAFEIGFLLFVPFIIIDLVVASVLMSMGMMMLPPVIISLPFKLIFFVLVDGWNLVAGSLVQSYGPPPGL